In Rhodamnia argentea isolate NSW1041297 chromosome 4, ASM2092103v1, whole genome shotgun sequence, the following proteins share a genomic window:
- the LOC115746705 gene encoding photosystem I chlorophyll a/b-binding protein 6, chloroplastic: protein MVLAVASPSLFTLPTRGSPRKWFPGKIAASARSPSRTRVKATKGVSSVCEPLPPDRPIWFPGSSPPQWLDGSLPGDFGFDPLGLGSDPELLKWFAQAELMHSRWAMLGAAGILIPELLGRLGFIENYSWYNAGTREYFADTTTLFVVQLALMGWVEGRRWADMIKPGSVDIDFKLPHIKKPKPDVGYPGGFWFDPVMWGRGSPEPVMVLRTKEIKNGRLAMLAFVGFWFQAIYTGDGPIENLLNHIADPGHCNIFSAFTSS from the exons ATGGTCTTAGCCGTTGCTTCTCCCTCGCTGTTCACCCTCCCAACCAG GGGAAGCCCGAGAAAATGGTTTCCTGGGAAAATCGCGGCCAGCGCGAGGTCGCCTTCGAGGACTCGCGTGAAGGCGACGAAAGGGGTGTCGAGCGTCTGCGAGCCGCTTCCTCCTGATCGGCCTATCTGGTTTCCGGGTAGCTCGCCTCCTCAGTGGCTCGATGGCAG CCTTCCAGGAGATTTCGGCTTTGACCCGCTTGGCCTAG GGTCTGATCCAGAGTTGCTTAAGTGGTTTGCACAAGCCGAACTGATGCATAGCAGATGGGCAATGCTTGGGGCGGCTGGAATTCTGATTCCTGAATTGCTTGGAAGATTAGGCTTCATAGAGAACTACTCATGGTACAATGCCGGCACTCGAGAATACTTTGCCGATACCACAACCTTATTCGTGGTGCAATTAGCCTTGATGGGTTGGGTAGAGGGAAGAAGGTGGGCTGATATGATCAAGCCGGGCAGTGTCGACATCGATTTCAAGCTCCCACATATAAAGAAACCAAAGCCCGACGTTGGTTATCCTGGTGGCTTTTGGTTTGATCCAGTAATGTGGGGGAGGGGTTCTCCAGAGCCCGTCATGGTATTGAGGACCAAGGAAATAAAAAACGGACGCCTAGCTATGCTAGCATTTGTGGGGTTCTGGTTCCAAGCCATTTACACAGGCGACGGCCCCATTGAGAACTTATTGAATCACATTGCAGACCCTGGTCACTGCAACATTTTTTCG GCTTTCACGTCTAGTTGA
- the LOC115746701 gene encoding pollen receptor-like kinase 3, translating to MAFAAVPPIVLSLFIISFTTLALSAPEDALLQFKRSLGNADALDSWSPGSQPCNGWIGIICFDGIITGLHLSDMGFSGKIDIDALEALPGLRTLSFTNNLFTGPMPDFYRLGAIKSLLLSRNQFYGEIPRDFFQHMASLKKIWLSKNNFSGSIPESLMQLSNLMELHLEGNNFSGRIPVIKDEKLISLDLSDNKLEGEIPESLSKFNSKSFEGNPGLCGKPLDKVCPGKELPGTETISVKSPPPLNEHKSNEGFSIVLWIVAGLVAAVVLLAAIVSSRRRRDDDFSILGKEKVSEACQVPIPGSKPMRTESSKKGSVSKRKAQGSKHGLGNLVMLSDEKGEFGLADLMRASAEVLGNGGLGSAYKAVMSNGLSVVVKRMREMNALEKDQFDAEIRRFARLHHRNILTPLAYHYRRDEKLLVSEYIPKGSLLYILHGDRGIIHSELNWPTRLKIVQGIASGLAFLHSELASYDLPHGNLKSSNILLSSDYEPLLNDYGFHPLINPSQAAQTLFAYKAPEISQQRSISPKCDVYCLGLIILEVLTGKLPSQYINSGKSGTDVVMLVHSAISEEREAEVIDPEIAGSIESKSEMLRLLHIGAACTEKNPDHRLDLREATRKLEELQV from the exons ATGGCTTTCGCTGCTGTTCCCCCCATCGTCCTCTCCCTCTTTATTATCTCCTTCACAACATTGGCTCTGTCCGCACCTGAAGATGCTCTTCTCCAATTCAAGAGGTCTTTAGGGAACGCCGATGCTTTGGATTCCTGGTCTCCTGGATCGCAACCGTGCAATGGTTGGATCGGCATCATTTGCTTTGACGGAATCATCACGGGGCTCCACCTGTCTGACATGGGTTTTTCCGGAAAGATTGACATCGATGCACTGGAGGCCTTACCTGGCCTCAGGACTCTCAGCTTCACGAACAATCTCTTCACGGGTCCAATGCCAGATTTCTATCGCCTGGGTGCGATAAAGTCCCTGCTGTTATCCAGGAACCAGTTCTACGGGGAAATCCCACGCGACTTTTTTCAGCACATGGCGTCTCTCAAGAAGATCTGGCTCTCTAAGAACAACTTCTCGGGGAGCATACCGGAGTCCCTGATGCAACTCTCCAACCTTATGGAGCTTCACCTTGAAGGGAACAACTTCTCAGGGCGCATTCCTGTGATTAAGGACGAGAAGCTCATCTCCCTGGACCTGTCAGACAACAAGTTGGAGGGTGAAATCCCAGAAAGTTTGTCTAAATTCAATTCCAAGTCTTTCGAAGGGAATCCAGGACTTTGTGGGAAGCCACTCGATAAAGTCTGCCCTGGCAAAGAATTGCCTGGGACAGAGACGATATCCGTCAAATCGCCTCCACCACTCAATGAACACAAAAGCAATGAAGGGTTCAGCATAGTTCTTTGGATAGTGGCAGGATTGGTGGCTGCCGTGGTTCTTCTGGCCGCAATAGTTTCTTCCAGACGTAGAAGGGATGATGATTTCAGCATTTTAGGAAAAGAGAAGGTCAGCGAGGCATGCCAAGTCCCCATCCCTGGTTCGAAGCCCATGAGAACGGAGTCTAGCAAGAAAGGCAGTGTGTCGAAAAGAAAGGCTCAAGGCAGCAAGCACGGTTTGGGCAATCTTGTGATGCTGAGCGATGAGAAGGGTGAATTCGGATTGGCTGATCTAATGAGGGCGTCTGCGGAGGTGCTCGGAAACGGCGGGTTGGGTTCTGCATACAAGGCCGTGATGTCGAATGGCTTGTCCGTGgtggtgaagaggatgagggaAATGAATGCTTTAGAGAAAGATCAGTTCGATGCCGAGATTAGACGTTTTGCTAGACTTCATCACCGAAATATACTGACACCACTAGCCTACCATTATAGGAGAGATGAGAAGCTCTTAGTTTCGGAATACATTCCTAAGGGCAGCTTGTTATACATATTACATG GTGATCGTGGAATTATTCACAGTGAGCTGAATTGGCCAACCCGGCTGAAGATCGTTCAGGGAATCGCAAGCGGACTAGCTTTTCTCCATTCAGAGCTTGCATCCTATGACCTGCCTCATGGAAACCTCAAGTCCAGCAACATTCTTCTGAGCTCAGACTATGAACCATTGCTCAATGACTATGGCTTCCATCCTCTGATCAACCCTTCTCAAGCTGCGCAAACCTTGTTTGCATATAAGGCGCCGGAGATTTCACAGCAAAGGAGCATCTCGCCAAAGTGCGATGTTTATTGTCTCGGATTAATCATCCTTGAAGTCCTCACAGGGAAGCTCCCGTCTCAGTATATCAACAGCGGGAAGAGCGGAACTGATGTTGTGATGTTGGTTCACTCAGCGATCTCAGAGGAAAGGGAGGCCGAAGTCATTGATCCAGAGATAGCGGGTTCGATAGAGTCGAAAAGCGAGATGCTGCGACTCCTTCATATAGGAGCTGCCTGCACAGAGAAGAACCCCGATCATCGGCTTGACCTGAGAGAAGCAACTAGAAAATTGGAAGAGTTACAAGTGTGA